The Ignicoccus hospitalis KIN4/I genome includes the window GCGTGCTCCTTTAGGACTTCCACCTCCACCCTCAACCCGAAGAGGGACGCTACGCTCAAACACCCGAAGAGCAAGCACAAGATCGAGTGTTCCCCTATCTTTAACTTCAACTTCTTCTTTTGCCTTTTTTCTTCCTCTCTCTTCCCTTCTTCGTAAGCTTCCTTCTTCAGCTTCTTCTTTGACTTCTCCTCTTCCCTCTCCTCCCCGTAAGCTTCCCTGTAGCTCTTCGGGGCATCTAAGTAGGCGTTGAGGGCGAGGGTGAAGGCGTACCTAGCCCTCGCGAGCAGGGCTTGGGAGGTGGGCAGGCCGGTGACAACCCTCCTCCCCCTGAAGTCAGTAAAGGTCTCGCCCTTCCAGTCGCCCACCATTATGGGAGTGTAGTTGACGTAAGTCCCCAGGGGCTTCCACGGGTCAGCCAAGCTCTGGCGCACCAACTCGGTTAGGTCCAAAACGCGCGCCCCCTAGCTTCTCTACCTCGTGCTTTAATAGCCCTCGCCGTCACAGAACTCCTCCAACACCTTCTTAATTATTAAGCTTGAAGAGCAGAGGCCGCCGGGTATGCACCTCTTCTCCTTCATCCTCACCACTTCCACCTCCAGCCCCCTCTTCCTCAGCTCCTCCTTCAGCTCCTCCTCGTCCCACGTCTGGTCGGGGCCCAAGAAGATGACGTCCGGCTTGAGCTTGACTACGGTCTCTATCGGGTCCTCCCCGCCCACGTAAGCCTCCTTGACGTACTTCAAGCTGCCCACCACGTACCTCCTCTGCTCTTGGGGCACCACCGGCCCCCTCCCCTTCAGCCTCTTCACGGTCTCGTCCCTAGCGACCACAACTATGACGTCGCCGAGCTTGGAGGCCTCCTTCAACAGCTCCACGTGTCCGGGGTGCACGATGTCGAAGGTCCCGCCGACGAAGACCCTCTTCCTCCTCTCCCTCTTCCACTCGAACTCGGCCTTTCCTATCATCCTTAAGGCGTCTAACAAGCCCTCGGCGTAGGAAGCCGTCACCAGCGCGGTCTCGCAGTCTCCGGAGTTCAAGTAGTACTCGGTGTCCTCCACGTACCTCTTGGCTAGGTCCACCACCTCGCTCGCTTCGGGAGAATACTTAATATTGCTAATTACTCCCTTCAGGTTGTTCAAATACTTCGCGGCCCTCTCGCAGCTCAAGCTCTCTCCGAGGGGCTTGGCTGGGGAACCTTAACCGCTGAGGCCTCCGAGACCCCCTCCAGCGCCCTCAGCCGCTCCTCCACCTCCTTGGGGTCCAACTCCTTGG containing:
- a CDS encoding DUF357 domain-containing protein: MSCERAAKYLNNLKGVISNIKYSPEASEVVDLAKRYVEDTEYYLNSGDCETALVTASYAEGLLDALRMIGKAEFEWKRERRKRVFVGGTFDIVHPGHVELLKEASKLGDVIVVVARDETVKRLKGRGPVVPQEQRRYVVGSLKYVKEAYVGGEDPIETVVKLKPDVIFLGPDQTWDEEELKEELRKRGLEVEVVRMKEKRCIPGGLCSSSLIIKKVLEEFCDGEGY